CCGTCCCACTTGATCAACCCCGCGCTCATCTCAACCCAGCGTACCGAGCCGTCCTGGCGCACGAGGCGCAGTTCGTATTTGGAAGGTACTGGCTCTCCACGGAGCCGTGCGAAGGCTCGCGCCTCGACCTCGGGCAGGAAATCCGGGTGCACGAGCCGGCGCGGATCCATGCTCAACAGCTCGGCGCGCGGATATCCCAGAATTCGCTCGGCTGAGGCGTTGGCATACACGAACTTGCGCCCGTCGAACACGCACACCGCCGCCGGCGCCATCTCCGCTACCGCCCGGAACTTGCGCTCGCTTTCCGCCAGCGCCTCTTCTGCCCGTTTGCGCTCCGTAATGTCGCGGTTCACCGTCACCAGTCCGACGATGCTTCCGTCAGCGTCGTACAGGGCCAACATCCTGGCTTCGATGTGCACCCGCGACCCGTCTTTGCGCCGCTGGACGGCCTCGCCCGACCAATGGCCGCAGCGCCACAGTTCCTCGTAGACCTCGGCACGGCTGCGGCCCGGGATCACGGTTCCCAGCACATCCGGCCCATAGCGGCCCAGGACTTCCCCGGCTTTCCAGCCGTAAATCTGCTCGGCTGCCCGGTTCCAGTGGGTCAGTCGCAGGTCAAGCTCGGCAGCCAGGATGGCATCGTTGACGTTTTCCACCAGATTGGCTTGATAAAGAAGCTGCTGATCCGCAGATCGGCGTTGTTGGGAAACCGCGCGCCGCTCTGCCGGAGGCTCGGGAATCGGCTTGGCTGACATCTTCAGCTCTGCCTTCGGTCCGCCTTATCGGGTTGCCCCGCTGCTTCCGTGCCGGAACGGAAAGTCCTTCCAAAAACGGAACAGGCCGGGAAAACCAAGGGTCGTTACCGGGGCGTCAAAGATTATAGGACCTCAAGGCTGGTCCGCGGAGGACGATCGCAGGATGGCATGCGAAGGAATCCGTACTATTACGGATTGCCTCCAACTGATACTTGCGAAAGAATTTAGCGACTTACGGAACGAGATGCGAGTCGGCCCGTCGCCGGTGCCGCGTTCTCCGGTTGTTCCGATTCGAAACAGAAAAGGGCCCCGAGTAAGAAAGCAGTAGAACACCCGTCAGAATCCGGTTGAAGCGACTGGGAGTCAGGTCGTTTTGAGTGCCATGCTCGCGGAGCCCCAATACCGGCAGGCCCTTCGGTACGGCATTACCTTGCCGGGCACCGCCGTGGCTGTGCTGCTTACCTCCTTCATACCCGGAGCGAGGGAAGAGCCCTTCTTTCCCTTCTTCACCGCCTCAATCGTAATCAGTGCCTGGTTCGGAGGCTGGCTCGGCGGCGTTCTGGGCATGTTTCTCAGCACGCTGGCTACTGCGTATTTCATTATGGAACCAGCCGGTTCGCTGGGTATCGAGCGCCAGGACGCGATCCGACTGCTTGCCTTCGATTCGGCGGCCCTCCTGCTCATCGGATTTGTCGCCGCCTTTCGATCCACACGGGCCGCACTGGGGGGCGCGGAAGAGCGCTACCGCCTGCTCTTCGAGAGAAGCCCGCAGCCCATGTGGGTCTATGACCAGGAGACGTTGCGCTTCCTGGCCGTCAACGACGCGGCCGTAGACCGCTACGGTTATTCGCAGGGTGAGTTCCTGAACATGACCATCGCGGACATCCGGCCGTCCGAAGACGCGCCGAGGGTCATCGAAAGCGCGCGTGAAGCGGAGCGCCAGGAGAGCCTTTCTGCG
This genomic window from Terriglobales bacterium contains:
- a CDS encoding PAS domain S-box protein encodes the protein MSAKPIPEPPAERRAVSQQRRSADQQLLYQANLVENVNDAILAAELDLRLTHWNRAAEQIYGWKAGEVLGRYGPDVLGTVIPGRSRAEVYEELWRCGHWSGEAVQRRKDGSRVHIEARMLALYDADGSIVGLVTVNRDITERKRAEEALAESERKFRAVAEMAPAAVCVFDGRKFVYANASAERILGYPRAELLSMDPRRLVHPDFLPEVEARAFARLRGEPVPSKYELRLVRQDGSVRWVEMSAGLIKWDG